TTGAATATTCTGGATCTTCAGTTCTTTCGAAGTTGTCACCTTCCCTCTTTCCTTTGCTGCTCACTTCTGTCTGCCTATGGTAAGGTAAGAGATGAATCTGACAACATAATTTGGGTCAAGAAGATCTCGTATTAACATCTGCATGTCGCATCATATTAGTTAAGTTGGttgattgtttgattgaagATGCGTAACATGGATGATGCAGGGAGAACAGGTCAGGCGTCATCTAGCTTATCATGGGGAACCAGGCTGAAAATTGCTAAAGGAACAGCGAGGGGCTTAGCGTATCTTCACGAATGTAGCCCCAGAAAATTTGTCCATGGAGACATAAAGCCCTCTAATATTCTCCTTGACAATGATTTTCAAGCTTGCATTTCTGATTTCGGCCTGAACCGCCTGATCAACATCACGGGCAACAATCCTTCATTCTCTGGTGGATTTATAGGTGGGGCTCTTCCATATTTAAAATCAGCTCAACCCGAGCGACCCAACAATTACCAATCACCGGAAGCTCGGATCCCTGGCAACCGACCTACCCAAAAGTGGGATGTCTACTCATTTGGAGTTGTCTTGCTCGAGTTGCTGACGGGGAAGTCTCCCGAGCTCTCGTCTCCTACGACATCCACTTCTACGGAGATCCCAGACCTAGTAAGGTGGGTGAGGAAGGGATTTGAAGAGGAAAACCCACTATCAGACGTGGTAGACCCAATGTTGCTTAAAGAAGTACACGCAAAGAAGGAAGTACTTGCAGCGTTTCATGTGGCGCTTGCATGCACGGAGGCAGACCCTGAGGTTCGACCAAGGATGAAGACTATTTCTGAGAATCTTGAGAAGATTTGAACATAGAAGGAAGTGCAATTTTCAGCAGACGTAATCGATGAGGGAACTCTTCAATTCCGGACATTTTAAGATGGCCAAATGCATCAGCATTTTTCATCTAGGCAAATTTTGTACGTTTTCCATTAAGCATTCATAGTCTATATAATATAGCCCTCTACATTCCCAGGAAATTCTCGTCATTTACGCTTCTCACAAAATGGGTACATAAATTCCTGGTTGTTTCAACATTTCTCTTTTGTGCTGTGTAGTTATAGTTTCGTTTGTTATTTTAGTAATACACCCAGTAATCAGAAGGTTAGCGTAGCTAAATTTGTTATtcatgtttctttcttttctcttaatTAGTAGGCTCCTGTAATAAAGGATATCCATAATCTTGTCTCCCTCGCCAtcattcatcatcatcatcatcatcatcatgttGGCCTGTAATTCTGTGTTTATCCACTCCCGACTGTTCCTGTCTGTGCCAGCGAATGACCTTAACCTCATCCTACATTGACTGCCAAAATGTGGTGGTTGGGGGGAATTATGGATAAGATCTGGTAAATTGAATATCATCGTCATCAGCTTTTACAGAAGGAAAACACGTATTACTTACAAACAAAGCATATGCTCGGAAATTGAGAGTTGATACGCAGGAGTCTCAACTCCTATTATTCACACACAACTCGCACTAACGCAAAGCTACCATGATGATCGTGTCAAAGTGGGCTTTGAGGCCGTGCAAGGCTTAGTTAGGTAGCCTTCAAAGTATTTGCAATGTCAATTACAAATCGGAACTTGACATCACCCTTTGCTAGACGCTCCATTGCAGTGTTCACATACTCCATTGGTATAATCTCAACATCTGCAGTTATTTTGTTATTCGCAGCAAAATCAATCATCTCTTGCGTCTCCGCGATGCCGCCAATGGCACTCCCTCCCACCACCTTCCTGCTCGAAAGCAAGAGAGAGGCTGGAATTTCAAGCGGCTTGTTGGGGATACCAAGCAGGACAAGAACGCCCTGTGACTTCAATAAACCAATCAATGGTCCGAGATCGTGAACCGCCGAGACCGTGTCAATGATCCCATCCAATGTCTCCATACCAGCCTGCATTTTGTCTTTGTCATGGCTAACCAGAAAGGCATCTGCCTGAAGACGTACAATGGCGTCATCCTTCTTGCTAGGACTCGTACTGATCACAGTCACTTTAGCACCAAATGCCTTGGCAAACTTCACGGCCACATGGCCTAGCCCGCCTAGACCCACCACTCCAATGTGCATCCCTGGACCGTCTAGCCCAAAATATTTCAGGGCACTGTAGGTTGTGATCCCGGAACAGAGGAGAGGCGCTCCAGAATCAAGAGGCAAATTTTCAGGCCAACGAATCACAAAGTTTTCGTCAGCAACCATGATATTGGAGTAGCCTCCATATGTTGGAGTCCCATCATGGTATGTTGAATTATAAGTGAGTATCATTTTAGGACAGTAGTTTTCAAGGTCGTTGGCACAGCTGGGGCAAGAATGACACGAACCAACCATGCATCCAACGCCAACTTTATCTCCAACTTTGAATTTCTCCACTTTGCTACCAACTTCTGTGACTACTCCCACGATTTCATGGCCTGGGACCATTGGATAACTGGAAATACCCCACTCGTTCTTCAGGGTGTGAAGATCGGTGTGACAAATTCCACAGTACAGCACCCTGAACATAACATCGTTTTCACCCGTCGCTCTCCTGGAGAACTTGAACGGAGAGAGGAAGCCAGATTCATCTCTGGCTGCCCAACCGAAGGCCTTGACTGGGTGTTCAGTTTTTGCAGCAAGCTCTCTAGAGTTGTCGGAAGGACTCTCCCTGAAGCCAATATAACTCATGACTCTTCTCCAAATGCATTTCAAGATATCGATCAAGCTTCCAGTGAAATCCATGGCCATTTCCCACTGCACAGTCAACAATACATGAGATGACGTGatcaatatataaataaatgttcATGGACTAGTATTTGGGATGCTTCTTACGCCTGAATTTTCCTTCTCTGTCGGTAATCTGTATCAGGTGACAAATAAATCGCGCTTGCAAACGCTAGTCGTCGTTCGTTTTACTGCGTTATGAATCTATTATAATTGGATAGAAGCAAAAAGATACTACTGTGCACGTATGGCGAATTTACCTTACGCAACATAATGCAGAAAATTAAAATGACAGAGATTGTGGCACCTTAATTAGTGCTTTGAAATTATTAAGCCAAGCCTCCGTTGAATAACAAAATCATTAATGCAAGAACGTTTAATGAGCACAAATGACGACGACAGGAGCAATTAAAACATGAATCGCGAATCTGCTTGAAGCGCATGCGCATGAGGTTTCAATAATTTTTGCAGACCTATAAATGTGTGATCAAAAACATGAACTCGAAGGGAATGTCAAAATCCTTACCTGACTTTGGCAGTAAATGCTTGTGTTGAGACACAAAAGAAGAATTGAtccgtctctctctctctctctcactcgtGAATGTAGGCACAATTAGTAGTATTGTAATGGTAAATGAAGTGGCTAAAAAGTAAAAATCACATATAGTATAGTATATTCTTTCTTGAACTTGAGAGTTAGACAAAGAATAAAAGAGTGGGTGAAAGTGTTCCAGGGATGACGAGCAAGGAAAGCAAGGTACATGCTCAAATACTCCCATCTTTTTATAAAGCAAACCCACCCAGAAAATTAGAAAGGATTTAGAAATTGTAGTTGGAATTAGTGCTTAAATTTCACAAAACAACACTGTACTGTTGTCGGATTTATGACATATATGCAAAAATTACACGATTAGTGTAGGCAAAATTACTTCAAAAATAAACGCATAAAACTtgtacagaaaaaaaaaaaaaaaaaaaaaaaggactcgTCGCGTGAGGCCCATCTTGATTAGTTTCGGCTTCTGGGTCTCCTTTCACGAAGCCCATATGTACTTCGCCGCGTGAGGCTAAAGCCCATGAGACAAGGCTTTGTTTAGTCCATAATGCTGCCTGCGTTAACAATATAGATCGGCATTTTGGTAAAAGTCTTTGGGCCGACGTAGCCTTAGAAAATGTGCAGCAGAACACCACGAGACTCCTGCTGAAAATCCCTAGCTGCACTAGGCCACTTCTTCTTCTGCTGAAAAACCCTAGCAGGAGCATATTCCCATCCGTTTCCCCCACGCTGAAAAGATGGTTCGCCTCTCTCCTCCTCTCAGCTTCTCCCTGCTTTAGTCCTTATAACAATTTGCGTTATTATCAGTTTCGtctttggttttgatttttCATGTCAAAATGCTCGAATTATAACAACTTTTTGGTGTTTTCGGTGTGCTCTGTCAGGTGAAGTACTCAAGGGAGCCCGATAACCCTACCAAGTGTAATTGCTTTTttcctccctccctttttttttttttttggttttaaactagattttgatttgttttttcATTCTTagatttgtttcaaaattttttatcatCGATTTTTTAGGCTTTTGTGCTAATTTTGTTAAAAGTTTATAAAATGCAGCCTGCAAAGCTAGGGGATCTGATCTCCGTGTTCATTTCAAGGTATcgattgctctctctctctctctctcatcacTTAAACAAATGGATGCTTTGATCTACTTTTTTGAAGGCCATTTAGTTCTTTTCCTGCTCTGTATGTATGCTCTTTTTTGGCTATTTAAGTTTTTGATTGGACTTGTCGGTAGTGTAACCTGATGAAAAAAGCAGGGGCCTGTTGCCGTTTAATGTGAACGGGTCTCTCGTAAACTTCAGGGAAATAAAACTTGGCATTGTTATTGGGTGAACCTCTTGAGCTTCATGATGGACGGTTCAGTAAACGATGATACATTCTGATTATATAGTCATCTTTCTTTGATTATTAGAACAAACCAAGGAAAACTTGTGTTTTCTAATGGGATTTTGTGGGCTTCAGACTAGCTTGTCTGTCATGGATGTTTtagtattaatttcttaaattgATAAACGGTTGCAACCTTATTTACCTCCCTCAATTTTGAAGTAAAGAAAAGCTGACAGAATGGGAACTTTCTGTCCGTTGGTATGTGGGGCTGATAATTGTTTAgtaaatgacaaagtcttcatACCTTTCAACCTAACATACTTTTATGATTCATTTCGATGTGGGTTGGGGTTTTAGTATCCACATCTTACGGTTATGGAAAGCAGGGATTGTGTGTATCGACATTGTGCTAATTTGTGATTGCACTTTGCTCGAAAGAGTTCTCTGCAATATCTTTTTTTGGGAAGATGGGCAGTTGTATTTCGTTATCTTGTTGAAAACCTTCAACAATCATCTTCCCGACATTTTTATATATCCATCTTGCTAATCAGTCTGATGTACGAGGACAAGAAATAAGCTTCATGTCTTTATGAGCTTTTCTGATCCTTGGTAAACATCTGTTGCCTTCAGAAGTTCCTGGGAGAGGGAGATATCGTTGATTAAGTTTTCAGTGAATACTAGTGAGAATGGTTGATAATTTCTGGTGGGCACTTGAAAGTTGTAACTAATTCTGCTGGGTCTTTCTTTGTTGTTGTATCCACTATTATGCTGTATGTTCCTtttactacaacttttatttctGCTTTGTCATTGCTTTTGTTTGGGGCCTAGAGATGTGAATCTTAGTTCTTGTAGTATTAGAGTTGTTACCTTGCTAGGGTTGTTTGTGTTTTTTCTCCTTGGAACGGTGCATAATTTATAATGTAAGATCTGCTATATGCTTCAATGGTGCTGCTTTGTTATTTGGTCCGAATTCTTAGCTAGTTTTTGTCCAAGCATACAATCTGACAGTGTGTGTGTGCTCTCTTCTTTAACAGAACACAAGGGAAACAGCGCACGCGATCAGGAAGCTGCCTTTAGCCAAGGCTAAGAGGTACTTGGAGGATGTTTTGGCCCATAAACAGGCAATTCCTTTTACACGTTTCTGTGGAGGTGTTGGCCGTACTGCTCAGGCCAAGAATAGGCATTCAAATGGACAGGGTCGCTGGCCTGTTAAATCTGCTGGATTCATTTTGGATTTGCTCAAGAATGCTGAAAGCAATGCAGAGGTTTGTCCGTGCTCCCAGAAGTTATAATCTAATATTCGTTGTTTTGTACAACTTTGACAGCAGTTATTTTATCCTGCAGGTGAAAGGCTTGGATGTGGATTCACTTTTCATTTCTCACATTCAGGTGAATCAAGCACAAAAACAAAGACGCCGCACATATCGTGCCCATGGAAGAATAAACCGTATGTCTGATCGATGACTTTTTTTCAGTTTTCTGTTCTGTGCATTATGTCCATTAACTTTAATATATGATCTTTTTGGCCAGCCTACATGTCTTCCCCCTGCCATATTGAGTTGATTTTGTCTGAGAAGGAAGAGTCTGTGAAAAAGGAGGTAATACATATGTAGTTATATCTTTCAGCTATCTGTCAATCTGGTTGATATCCAGAAAGGtatcattttaaatttctgggGCGCTTCTCTTTGTgtctaaatttttttcttatattttgcAGCCTGAATCGCAGTTGGCCACAAGTAAATCTAGGAAGGCTTAAGCTTTATGTAATGGTGCTTTCATTGGCAATGCTTTTAGCCGATTCTACAAATTTTGAGGCATATTGTTACTTAATGCTATTGGAAGTTGCAGACAAGTTTTGCTAGTGCTTAAATTCAAAAAGTTCATTCAAAGACATACTTTGACTTGTAGAGACAGCTTTTTGTTCTTCTTAAATGTCGTGTGGCTTCTTTTTGGTTGGATGTTATGGTAGTGTTGGATTATTTATCAAGCTGCACTTACTGGCCGTCTCTATTATGCTGTCATTCTTCGAGCCGGCCTTCTCACAGTGCCTTTttatcttcaaaatttttcttgggACTAACGATGAACATTGTGGATGCAAGGTAGACCTTAGATATGAGATGCATGAAATTTTTAGTGTAGGCTCTGGATGCTGGCTGTTTAAGACGCTCTGCTGAGCTAGAAATACTACTGCAGGAATTGCTTTCCTTGATGGTTTTGTTCGATTTAGTATCCCCATGAGAAAGAGTTTAGGCTCCTCTTGAGAAAGAGTTTAGGCTTAGTATCCATTGTGCAAATTTGAGGTACTTAAAACGGGCAGCTCCTCTGTGTGTTTTGAGTGGGTATCTATATGTTAAACTAGTTTTTACCCTGAATTAGTCGTGTGAATTGCGGAGTCTGGAATGTGTGGATTGTGCGATTATAGCTCAGCGGAATGCCTGTTTTTGTGCAATACGAGATTCATTCTCAGACTGAATGAAGGAAATTATGCATCAGTTGTGGATGATGTGTCGGGTAATTGATCTCTGAATTACGAGGAAATCAAGAAACACTTGAATGGCGTAGAACTTGCATTCTGTAGGACTGAACTTCCCCAGAATCTGTTTCTGGTGCCGGAGGTTCATTTTGAGTTTTGACCATGGTGAATTCGGTGCCGGAGAGGTGATTGAGAAAGTCTCCCGCCCAAATTAAACTATCTTTCAACGGACTTCATTGGTTAGGCTGACGTTTGATGTGAAGGGTGGGCTTATTGTGGTCGCGGTTGGCAATAAACTCCTATTTGATATTTCACGTAGGCAAAAAAGGAAACACATCTTGAGTTGTGTCATCATGGACTCCGCGGAAAGTTATCAAGACAATCAACATCATGCAAGCATTTCCGGGTTATGCTAGGGCAGCACGAACAATGTGATGCAATGAAGGGGGCGCAAATCCACCCATTCTACAAAGAACGCGTGCCCAGGCAATATgtatttgtttatttaaatcttttttttggTGCAATGATAAAAGCAGACTAGCAAAACATGCATGACGTAATAAATGTAAAGGGCAAGGAGGTAATAACCAATACTCTCTCCATTCTAATTTGTTTGTCATATTTTAAGAATCAAATTTTTTAAGAATAGTAGTTTAATTGTATTGCTTGTGAAAAATATAATACTCTCAATAAATGAGGGAGGTAAGGAAGGCTTCCGTAATCGCAAATCGGCTACAAATCTTCAGGAAAGAGCGAAAGACTATCAGTCTGGTTATAGAGATTTCTGCCACCATAGATTACAGAAGATGAGAGGGCCCAAGAACAAAATGTGTTGATGGGGGGCCCAAGATCCCTGTCAACGAGGCCTAAGTTATGTGTAATTTGAGCCCAATTGCCaacaaaataatatatatgtgtgtgtgtctatatatatatatatatatatatatatatatatatatatatatatatatatatcctaccTATTAAAAGCGCGGAAGGCTGAGGAGCAGTAGCGTGTCGTCCCTTTCTGGCATTCTGCGGGTTCTTTGGAGATTTTGTGAAGCcctaagggtaattttgacagGTGATTTCTCTTGCTGCTAGAGCTGTTAAGTTAATCAAATAGCTCGAAAGCTCGTtagagctcggctcgttaattttggttaacgagtcgagctcgagctcgaaacatgctcgtttagttaacgagccgagctactcggctcgtttgatactcgagtagctcgttagagctcgttaatgaagggcatatttgtcattttagaaatcaaaattataaaaattaaaaattatagatttttattaaggttaatttgcacgaactcgagctcgaactcgtgaagctcgactcgtttgtgataaacgagtcgagctcgagctcgaactcgagccacatgtacatttaacgagccgagttcgaacacattttaaagctcgtttttctaacgagctcgagtcgagctcggttcgaattaaactcgagtcgagctcggcagccaaatactcggctcgactcgactcgattaacagctctatTTGCTGCCTActtctttcctttgtttttttcccCTCTCCAGTTTAGTGTTTCCCCCTTGCGCTGCATGTGGGTTTTTAATGCCCCTAAGCCACAGTTTATTTCGATTTGGCCATGATCTAAGgctaattggaaaaaaaaaaaaggggataaTTGCACTCACCTCCTCTGAGGTTTCTAAAATAGCATTTACCTCCCCCGACATGAATTTGGGCCTCTAGTTGACAAAAGATAGGGTGAATTTACTTCTATACCCTAAGAGTTTGAGGTTGtttgtaaacaaatttggaGCAAAAAAAATTAGGGCAATAAACAAGTTTACGATAACTAATTAAACAAGTTAATGGTTATTTCTTATTTGATTAGGCACTTTAAGTGCACTTATATAATAGCATCACAAAATAGCGCTAATTGATACTCCAACATGGCATCATTTTGTGATTGACAGTATTTGAAAGGATAATCCAAATGTATATAATTTGCATAGAAGAGAA
This genomic stretch from Coffea arabica cultivar ET-39 unplaced genomic scaffold, Coffea Arabica ET-39 HiFi ptg000055l, whole genome shotgun sequence harbors:
- the LOC113719251 gene encoding 8-hydroxygeraniol dehydrogenase-like, which gives rise to MAMDFTGSLIDILKCIWRRVMSYIGFRESPSDNSRELAAKTEHPVKAFGWAARDESGFLSPFKFSRRATGENDVMFRVLYCGICHTDLHTLKNEWGISSYPMVPGHEIVGVVTEVGSKVEKFKVGDKVGVGCMVGSCHSCPSCANDLENYCPKMILTYNSTYHDGTPTYGGYSNIMVADENFVIRWPENLPLDSGAPLLCSGITTYSALKYFGLDGPGMHIGVVGLGGLGHVAVKFAKAFGAKVTVISTSPSKKDDAIVRLQADAFLVSHDKDKMQAGMETLDGIIDTVSAVHDLGPLIGLLKSQGVLVLLGIPNKPLEIPASLLLSSRKVVGGSAIGGIAETQEMIDFAANNKITADVEIIPMEYVNTAMERLAKGDVKFRFVIDIANTLKAT
- the LOC113718654 gene encoding large ribosomal subunit protein uL22y-like translates to MVKYSREPDNPTKSCKARGSDLRVHFKNTRETAHAIRKLPLAKAKRYLEDVLAHKQAIPFTRFCGGVGRTAQAKNRHSNGQGRWPVKSAGFILDLLKNAESNAEVKGLDVDSLFISHIQVNQAQKQRRRTYRAHGRINPYMSSPCHIELILSEKEESVKKEPESQLATSKSRKA